One window of the Stigmatella aurantiaca genome contains the following:
- a CDS encoding LodA/GoxA family CTQ-dependent oxidase — MPKFFRIHPAVGVARVGNSPDEFFMGPEHPGEPPNFDLAQKKFRPFKDSQGRIKRQAARFRIFEYEQKGGAIVPVREVTAGTSGVVSIQWKVHLANRKAAFFTFDGQDGVDGVWKGAEPEEGKPRVNLRNAHVQGAAERERQLVIDPGPKTVSGRSQPPVPLTHTKSHIPIPTLGELRTDENGNLLVLGGLGRAEKLPQGKLIDNYVNNDFWFDDMSDGPVSAEVTYTEAGKTQKAVLEGATGAWLLVGPPDFAPSASNVIRLIDTLWDVAVRFPEVPLFDTDGLFSQGLFSRLAKQRKDWDEASKSFKTYLPSFRQEIFPILDRALQHRQVHNPEASKAFHGSFAGAEGDLGSLSSSKGKRLRKTIFNYLRDPSSTTVEPLLMPKGLGDNYSDTEGPRPGYFMTLTHVQYALLKRWSEGAFEEDWNEAAARAIDPAITAEGLDRAALENCVGGPFFPGIDCSWMVRRPELYAAPFRVKHSGVAFPGTAKLPIGPGFFSQQMALPWQADFYQCKKQLFPPKGHAYEGEGMYHMWWSAHRPDDVYAKKGDFQLVPWTRALDAVAEAEAKKPEFQSLATEDVPAIDLTMYIQMQKNWPQLGFVISEGELHFETQERSPPPTPGSNLRYATKIKLKSWKTDYLHRPDAASGVTTLGEGKGTEWAVEWVSENKLRLKSWKGDYLLRAETPQGVTTGAVGAASEWILELLNGQVVLKSSRGDCLHRPDSASGVTTWGEGIGNLWQAEILESRPA; from the coding sequence ATGCCCAAGTTCTTCAGAATCCACCCCGCCGTGGGCGTTGCCCGCGTGGGCAATTCCCCCGATGAGTTCTTCATGGGCCCCGAGCACCCCGGGGAGCCCCCCAACTTCGACCTTGCCCAGAAGAAGTTCCGGCCGTTCAAGGACAGCCAGGGCCGCATCAAGCGGCAGGCGGCCCGCTTCCGCATCTTCGAGTACGAGCAGAAGGGCGGCGCGATCGTCCCCGTGCGCGAGGTGACCGCGGGCACCAGCGGCGTTGTCAGCATCCAGTGGAAGGTCCACCTGGCCAACCGCAAGGCGGCCTTCTTCACCTTCGATGGCCAGGACGGCGTGGACGGCGTCTGGAAGGGCGCGGAGCCCGAGGAGGGCAAGCCGCGGGTCAACCTGCGCAACGCCCATGTCCAGGGTGCCGCCGAGCGCGAGCGCCAGCTCGTCATCGATCCGGGGCCCAAGACGGTCTCGGGCCGCAGCCAGCCCCCCGTGCCCCTCACCCACACCAAGAGCCACATTCCCATCCCCACGCTGGGCGAGCTGCGCACGGACGAGAACGGAAACCTGCTCGTGCTGGGCGGCCTGGGACGCGCCGAGAAGCTTCCCCAAGGCAAGCTCATCGACAACTACGTGAACAACGACTTCTGGTTCGATGACATGTCGGACGGCCCCGTGAGCGCCGAAGTCACCTATACCGAGGCCGGGAAGACCCAGAAGGCGGTGCTGGAGGGGGCCACCGGGGCCTGGCTGCTGGTGGGCCCGCCGGACTTCGCGCCCTCGGCGAGCAACGTCATCCGCCTCATCGACACGCTGTGGGATGTGGCGGTGCGCTTCCCCGAGGTGCCGCTGTTCGACACCGACGGCCTCTTCTCCCAGGGCCTGTTCTCCCGGCTCGCCAAGCAGCGCAAGGACTGGGATGAGGCGTCCAAGTCCTTCAAGACGTACCTGCCCTCCTTCCGGCAGGAGATCTTCCCCATTCTGGACCGCGCCCTGCAGCACCGGCAGGTCCACAACCCCGAGGCCTCCAAGGCGTTCCATGGAAGCTTCGCGGGCGCGGAAGGGGATCTGGGCTCGCTGAGCTCCTCCAAGGGCAAGCGCCTGCGCAAGACCATCTTCAATTACCTGCGCGACCCGTCCAGCACCACCGTCGAGCCCTTGCTGATGCCCAAGGGGCTGGGCGACAACTACTCGGACACGGAAGGGCCCCGGCCGGGTTACTTCATGACCCTCACGCACGTGCAGTACGCGCTGCTCAAGCGGTGGTCCGAGGGGGCGTTCGAGGAGGACTGGAACGAGGCGGCGGCCCGGGCGATTGATCCGGCCATCACCGCCGAGGGCTTGGACCGGGCCGCGCTGGAGAACTGCGTGGGCGGCCCCTTCTTCCCCGGCATCGACTGCAGCTGGATGGTGCGGCGGCCCGAGCTGTACGCGGCGCCCTTCCGGGTGAAGCACTCGGGGGTGGCCTTCCCTGGCACGGCCAAGCTCCCCATCGGCCCGGGGTTCTTCTCCCAGCAGATGGCGCTGCCCTGGCAGGCGGACTTCTACCAGTGCAAGAAGCAGCTCTTCCCGCCCAAGGGACACGCCTACGAGGGCGAGGGCATGTACCACATGTGGTGGTCCGCTCACCGGCCGGATGACGTCTACGCGAAGAAGGGAGACTTCCAGCTCGTGCCCTGGACGCGCGCGCTGGACGCGGTGGCCGAGGCCGAGGCGAAGAAGCCGGAGTTCCAGAGCCTCGCGACCGAGGACGTGCCCGCCATCGACCTGACCATGTACATCCAGATGCAGAAGAACTGGCCCCAGCTCGGCTTCGTCATCAGCGAGGGCGAGCTGCACTTCGAGACCCAGGAGCGCAGCCCTCCGCCCACCCCGGGCTCGAACCTGCGCTACGCGACGAAGATCAAGCTGAAGTCATGGAAGACCGACTACCTGCACCGGCCCGACGCGGCCTCGGGAGTCACCACGCTGGGCGAGGGCAAGGGCACGGAGTGGGCCGTCGAGTGGGTGAGCGAGAACAAGCTCCGGCTGAAGTCGTGGAAGGGCGACTACCTGCTGCGGGCCGAGACCCCCCAAGGGGTCACCACCGGCGCCGTGGGGGCCGCCAGTGAGTGGATCCTCGAGCTGCTCAACGGCCAGGTCGTCCTGAAGTCCTCCAGGGGCGACTGCCTGCACCGGCCCGACTCGGCCTCCGGCGTGACGACCTGGGGCGAGGGCATCGGCAACCTCTGGCAGGCCGAGATCCTGGAGTCCCGCCCGGCCTAG
- a CDS encoding fascin domain-containing protein: MKPFPSSPLRPRRTPFLAFGALLAVLQAQPGFAQSPAPTPPAAPAPKPSALNNGSPEEASKYYKELAGKLGFLTPATIETQATVKVLLNYLGYPALTPDELEFATPEALMAAPVQKPVTAPLPLAPGSKVSLLADTGFFFARCNNCQRSVNNGAPDSITTHINNADTAPYGQFEVVDAGNGQIALKADTGKFVARCNNCIIGGRVPDFATVHATDPSAAFARFTPERLPNGKLALKADTGKYLNRCRQCSSDTTVPDTVTVNATQPQTDVTAQWTVVTRTPAPVPAPALRPGELLVSRFFAPKIVNYAVAPEQREIGWRRLVRINARPGSEAQKHFVESAWILFNHFTKPPTHSPFGGSLTPTQEVKPSPWGDVTVTVPASKKNGSVNTQVALVTHCPASNPTCKELTLNSIYWLDFGATENGSKLSYQLDAFFDAGALPGNGQAPYFVPNGCDTCHGALRGNAVLNHLDTDHWMDRLTDGDFPALAKPDAPAPLFDAGKDPKSPQYVAAFNILRRLNQEIATTQQRTNPGAFHLTATQKWLELHKTSAAPEPDLVKRSISFFNTGHPLKKDRKPTTGPLNWTTNAEDRELLGLMNKYCYRCHGAIRFDLYSKDMVADQSSPILDRVAPNPTQQKILGFRMPADREMPAKDKQRLLELVEKLYDQTH, encoded by the coding sequence ATGAAACCCTTCCCATCCTCACCGTTACGTCCCCGTCGAACGCCCTTTCTCGCTTTCGGCGCCTTGCTGGCGGTGCTGCAAGCCCAGCCAGGTTTCGCCCAGAGCCCAGCCCCCACCCCACCCGCCGCGCCAGCCCCCAAGCCGAGCGCCCTCAACAACGGCAGCCCGGAGGAGGCCTCCAAGTACTACAAGGAGCTCGCCGGGAAGCTGGGTTTCCTCACACCGGCAACCATCGAGACGCAGGCCACCGTGAAGGTGCTCCTGAACTATCTCGGGTATCCCGCCCTCACCCCCGACGAGCTTGAGTTCGCCACGCCCGAGGCGTTGATGGCGGCTCCTGTGCAGAAGCCCGTCACCGCCCCGCTGCCCCTGGCTCCCGGGAGCAAGGTGTCGCTCCTGGCGGATACCGGCTTCTTCTTCGCCCGCTGCAACAATTGCCAGCGCAGCGTGAACAATGGCGCCCCGGATAGCATCACCACCCACATCAACAACGCGGACACCGCGCCCTACGGCCAGTTCGAGGTGGTGGACGCCGGCAACGGGCAGATCGCCCTCAAGGCGGACACGGGCAAGTTCGTGGCCCGGTGCAACAACTGCATCATCGGGGGCCGCGTCCCGGACTTCGCCACGGTCCATGCGACGGACCCCTCCGCCGCTTTTGCCCGGTTCACCCCGGAGCGGCTGCCCAACGGCAAGCTCGCCCTCAAGGCCGACACGGGCAAGTACCTGAACCGGTGCCGGCAGTGCTCCTCCGACACCACCGTGCCCGACACGGTCACGGTCAACGCCACCCAACCGCAGACCGATGTCACCGCCCAGTGGACCGTCGTCACGCGCACCCCCGCCCCTGTCCCCGCCCCCGCCCTGCGCCCCGGGGAGCTTCTCGTCTCCCGCTTCTTCGCACCGAAGATCGTCAACTACGCCGTGGCGCCCGAGCAGCGGGAGATTGGCTGGCGCCGGCTGGTGCGCATCAACGCCCGCCCCGGCTCCGAGGCACAGAAGCACTTCGTGGAGAGCGCGTGGATCCTCTTCAACCACTTCACGAAGCCGCCCACCCACAGCCCCTTTGGCGGCAGCCTCACCCCCACCCAGGAGGTGAAGCCCTCCCCCTGGGGAGACGTGACGGTCACCGTGCCGGCCTCGAAGAAGAACGGCTCCGTCAACACGCAGGTGGCGCTCGTCACCCATTGCCCGGCCTCCAACCCCACCTGCAAGGAGCTGACGCTCAACAGCATCTACTGGCTGGACTTCGGCGCCACGGAGAATGGCTCCAAGCTCTCCTACCAGCTCGACGCCTTCTTCGATGCGGGCGCCCTGCCCGGCAACGGCCAGGCCCCCTACTTCGTCCCCAACGGGTGTGACACCTGCCATGGCGCGCTGCGTGGCAATGCCGTGCTCAACCACCTGGACACGGACCACTGGATGGACCGGCTCACGGACGGAGACTTCCCCGCCCTGGCCAAGCCCGATGCCCCCGCACCGCTCTTCGACGCGGGCAAGGATCCGAAGAGCCCGCAGTACGTGGCGGCCTTCAACATCCTGCGCCGGCTGAACCAGGAGATCGCCACCACGCAGCAGCGGACGAACCCGGGCGCCTTCCACCTGACCGCCACCCAGAAGTGGCTGGAGCTGCACAAGACGTCGGCCGCGCCGGAGCCGGACCTCGTCAAGCGCTCCATCTCCTTCTTCAACACCGGCCACCCGCTCAAGAAGGACCGCAAGCCCACCACTGGCCCCCTGAACTGGACCACCAACGCCGAGGACCGGGAGCTGCTGGGGCTGATGAACAAGTATTGCTACCGCTGCCACGGCGCCATCCGCTTCGACCTCTACAGCAAGGACATGGTCGCGGATCAGAGCAGCCCCATCCTCGACCGCGTGGCCCCCAATCCCACGCAGCAGAAGATCCTCGGCTTCCGGATGCCCGCGGACCGGGAGATGCCGGCCAAGGACAAGCAGCGCCTGCTGGAGCTCGTTGAAAAGCTTTACGACCAGACCCACTAA
- a CDS encoding zinc ribbon domain-containing protein, whose translation MAMIPFTRNYTDRSNNFGFQFEFQCDKCRNGHMSPFIASKVGMATGLLKAAGTLFGGTLSRAAYAGQHVKDALRGNAWDEAYGEAVAEAKPHFRHCSRCGHWVCPQACWNEARELCEDCAPDLHEEAAHIQARVAVEQAWDKARKVDQVASLDMKAPRSAAVSACPHCQARISGGKFCSECGKPLAAAKVNCTECGVALKPRARFCSECGTPQGP comes from the coding sequence ATGGCGATGATTCCTTTCACCCGCAACTACACCGACCGCTCCAACAACTTCGGGTTCCAGTTCGAGTTCCAGTGCGACAAGTGCCGCAACGGCCACATGTCGCCCTTCATCGCCAGCAAGGTGGGCATGGCCACGGGCCTGCTCAAGGCGGCGGGTACGCTCTTCGGAGGCACCCTGTCGCGCGCCGCCTACGCCGGGCAGCACGTGAAGGATGCCCTGCGGGGCAACGCGTGGGACGAGGCCTACGGCGAGGCGGTGGCCGAGGCCAAGCCGCACTTCCGGCACTGCTCGCGCTGCGGGCACTGGGTGTGCCCCCAGGCATGCTGGAACGAGGCGCGGGAGCTGTGTGAGGACTGCGCGCCGGACCTCCACGAGGAGGCCGCGCACATCCAGGCCCGGGTGGCGGTGGAGCAGGCCTGGGACAAGGCGCGCAAGGTGGACCAGGTGGCGTCGCTGGACATGAAAGCCCCGCGCTCGGCGGCGGTCTCCGCCTGTCCGCATTGCCAGGCGCGAATCTCGGGCGGCAAGTTCTGCTCGGAGTGCGGCAAGCCCCTGGCGGCCGCCAAGGTGAACTGCACGGAGTGCGGCGTGGCGCTGAAGCCCCGGGCCCGCTTCTGCTCGGAGTGCGGCACCCCCCAGGGCCCATAA